The Fusobacterium periodonticum 1_1_41FAA genomic sequence TCTCAATATAATCAACTGATTGCAAGAAGAGTCAGAGAAATGGGAGTTTATGCTGAAGTTGTTCCCTTTCATGAAGATGTTGATAAAATTTTAGCTAGAGAGCCAAAAGGAATTATACTTTCTGGTGGTCCTGCTTCTGTTTATACTGAAGGTGCTCCAAGCTTGGATATAAAATTATTTGAACAAAATATCCCAATTTTAGGGCTTTGCTATGGAATGCAACTTATAACTCATTTACATGGTGGAAAAGTTGCAAGAGCAGATAAACAAGAATTTGGTAAGGCTGAATTAGAGCTTGATGATAAAAACAATTGTCTATACAAAAATATTCCAAATAAAACAACTGTTTGGATGAGTCATGGGGATCATGTTACTGAAATGGCTCCTAACTTTAAGATTATAGCTCATACTGATTCTTCAATAGCAGCTATTGAAAACAAAGATAAGAATATCTATGCTTTCCAATATCACCCAGAAGTTACTCACTCTCAACATGGTTTTGATATGTTAAAGAACTTTGTTTTTGGAATAGCTAAGGCTGAACAAAACTGGTCTATGGAAAACTATATTGAATCAACTGTAAAACAAATAAAAGAAACAGTTGGAAATAAACAAGTTATCTTAGGATTATCTGGTGGAGTTGACTCATCTGTCGCTGCTGCACTTATAAATAAAGCAATAGGTAGACAATTAACTTGTATCTTCGTTGACACAGGTTTACTTAGAAAAGATGAAGCTAAACAAGTTATGGAAGTTTATGCTAAAAACTTTGATATGAATATTAAGTGTGTAAATGCTGAAGAAAGATTTTTATCTAAACTTGCTGGAGTAACTGATCCAGAAACAAAAAGAAAAATTATAGGAAAAGAATTCGTTGAAGTATTCAATGAAGAAGCTAAAAAAATTGAAGGTGCTGAATTCTTAGCACAAGGTACTATATATCCAGATGTTATCGAATCCGTTTCTGTTAAAGGGCCATCTGTTACTATAAAATCTCATCACAATGTTGGAGGTCTTCCAGAAGATTTAAAATTTGAATTACTTGAACCTTTAAGAGAATTATTTAAAGATGAAGTTAGAAAAGTTGGTAGAGAATTAGGTATCCCTGATTATATGGTTGATAGACATCCATTCCCAGGACCTGGTTTAGGAATCAGAATCTTAGGAGAAGTTACTAAAGAAAAGGCTGATATCCTAAGAGAAGCTGATGCAATATTTATAGAAGAATTAAGAAAGGCTGATTTATATAACAAAGTTAGCCAAGCCTTTGTTGTTTTACTTCCTGTAAAATCTGTTGGAGTTATGGGAGATGAAAGAACTTATGAATATACTGCTGTTTTAAGATCTGCTAACACTATAGATTTTATGACTGCAACTTGGTCACACTTGCCTTATGATTTCTTAGAAAAAGTTTCTAATAGAATTCTAAATGAAGTAAAAGGAATTAATAGATTGACTTATGACATTTCATCTAAACCACCTGCAACTATT encodes the following:
- the guaA gene encoding glutamine-hydrolyzing GMP synthase; amino-acid sequence: MKKGGIIILDFGSQYNQLIARRVREMGVYAEVVPFHEDVDKILAREPKGIILSGGPASVYTEGAPSLDIKLFEQNIPILGLCYGMQLITHLHGGKVARADKQEFGKAELELDDKNNCLYKNIPNKTTVWMSHGDHVTEMAPNFKIIAHTDSSIAAIENKDKNIYAFQYHPEVTHSQHGFDMLKNFVFGIAKAEQNWSMENYIESTVKQIKETVGNKQVILGLSGGVDSSVAAALINKAIGRQLTCIFVDTGLLRKDEAKQVMEVYAKNFDMNIKCVNAEERFLSKLAGVTDPETKRKIIGKEFVEVFNEEAKKIEGAEFLAQGTIYPDVIESVSVKGPSVTIKSHHNVGGLPEDLKFELLEPLRELFKDEVRKVGRELGIPDYMVDRHPFPGPGLGIRILGEVTKEKADILREADAIFIEELRKADLYNKVSQAFVVLLPVKSVGVMGDERTYEYTAVLRSANTIDFMTATWSHLPYDFLEKVSNRILNEVKGINRLTYDISSKPPATIEWE